From the bacterium genome, the window CGTTCCATCCGCTCGTGCAGGGTGACCAGGAAACCGAGCCCCGAGCTGTCGATGTAGTCGAGGGCCTCGAGATCGAGGACGACCGTGGCCGGCCCGTCGAGCAGGGCCTCGACTTGCCGGGAGAACTCGGGCAGCGAGTAGACCTCGATCTCGCCCTTCACGCTGAGGGTGACCTGAGTCCCCTCGTCACTCCGTCGGATTTCCATCAGGCCATCCCTTCTGCGTGGGTGTTGAGGAGGAGCGCCGT encodes:
- a CDS encoding STAS domain-containing protein; translation: MEIRRSDEGTQVTLSVKGEIEVYSLPEFSRQVEALLDGPATVVLDLEALDYIDSSGLGFLVTLHERMERQGQRLILANLRSHVTRVFKITRLDQILDIRSGNEASTGA